In Candidatus Promineifilum breve, one genomic interval encodes:
- a CDS encoding saccharopine dehydrogenase family protein, translating to MMSYHYAILGSGRQGTAAAYDLAVHGDAAGILLADMHLSAAERSAARVNRLAGRAVATAAALDVRDSDAVVELLKANNIDAFISGVPYFFNLPLARAAVRAGASMADFGGNTDQTRAQLALDAEAKAAGITLTPDCGQVPGLGNSLCAYTMSLFDQCHDLIMYDGGIPAEPQPPWHYILTFNIEGLTNEYFGETVFIRDGQLVEMGCFRPEEYELIDFGGDVGVLEAFTTAGGTSTMPWTWAGQLRTLQNKTIRWPGHFAQWKAFSDAGLIELEPVEVDGHRIAPRHLLHAVLGPKIEAQPDERDLVIVRIIGRGLRDGAEREVVVDLFDRYDEATGFTAMERTTGWHAAIICAAQAHGRTPRGGLPVELALPGPAFAEELLKRGFDLRVTWMEE from the coding sequence ATGATGTCCTACCACTACGCCATCCTCGGCTCCGGCCGCCAGGGTACAGCCGCCGCCTACGACCTGGCCGTCCACGGCGACGCCGCCGGCATCCTGCTGGCCGATATGCACCTGAGCGCCGCCGAACGCTCGGCGGCGCGCGTCAACCGCCTGGCCGGCCGCGCCGTCGCCACGGCCGCCGCGCTGGACGTGCGCGACAGCGATGCCGTTGTTGAACTGCTAAAAGCGAACAACATCGACGCCTTCATCTCCGGCGTGCCCTACTTCTTCAACCTGCCCCTGGCCCGCGCCGCCGTCCGCGCCGGGGCCAGCATGGCCGACTTCGGCGGCAACACCGACCAGACCCGCGCCCAACTGGCCCTCGACGCCGAGGCCAAAGCCGCCGGCATCACCCTGACGCCCGACTGCGGCCAGGTGCCGGGCCTGGGCAATTCGCTCTGCGCCTACACCATGAGCCTGTTCGATCAGTGCCACGACCTGATCATGTACGATGGCGGCATCCCCGCCGAGCCGCAACCGCCGTGGCACTACATCCTGACCTTCAACATCGAGGGGCTGACCAACGAATACTTCGGTGAGACGGTTTTCATCCGCGACGGCCAACTGGTGGAGATGGGCTGCTTCCGGCCCGAAGAGTACGAGTTGATCGACTTTGGCGGCGACGTGGGCGTATTGGAAGCGTTCACCACCGCCGGCGGCACCAGCACCATGCCCTGGACGTGGGCCGGCCAACTGCGCACGCTGCAAAACAAGACCATTCGCTGGCCGGGCCACTTTGCCCAGTGGAAGGCGTTCAGCGATGCCGGGTTGATCGAACTGGAGCCGGTCGAGGTGGACGGCCACCGGATTGCCCCGCGCCATCTGCTCCACGCCGTGCTGGGGCCGAAGATCGAGGCCCAGCCCGACGAGCGCGATCTGGTCATCGTGCGCATCATCGGCCGCGGCCTGCGGGACGGGGCCGAGCGCGAGGTGGTGGTCGATCTCTTCGACCGCTACGACGAGGCCACCGGTTTCACGGCCATGGAGCGCACCACCGGCTGGCACGCGGCCATCATCTGCGCCGCCCAGGCCCACGGCCGCACGCCGCGCGGCGGCCTGCCGGTGGAGTTGGCCCTGCCCGGCCCGGCCTTCGCCGAGGAATTGCTCAAACGGGGGTTTGATCTGCGCGTGACGTGGATGGAAGAATAA
- a CDS encoding GNAT family N-acetyltransferase, producing MNDPVEYVAGDEAWRERIGREWSEMAARHMHVDDGFSIVATSGGAPVGLIAVVWRDLPPPLPATVEAFIDIIEVRPAFRRRGIAARLVQMAVARSGEHSAYQLRAWSSADKTEAIPMWRALGFGLCPATVYPRGEQVDGYFVALVLGASGAP from the coding sequence ATGAACGATCCTGTTGAGTATGTCGCCGGGGACGAAGCCTGGCGCGAGCGCATCGGGCGCGAGTGGAGCGAGATGGCCGCCCGCCACATGCACGTGGACGACGGCTTCTCTATCGTCGCCACGTCCGGCGGAGCGCCGGTGGGACTGATCGCCGTCGTCTGGCGCGACCTGCCGCCGCCGCTGCCGGCCACGGTCGAAGCGTTCATCGACATCATCGAGGTGCGGCCCGCCTTTCGCCGCCGGGGCATCGCCGCGCGGCTGGTTCAGATGGCCGTGGCCCGCTCAGGCGAGCATAGCGCGTATCAGCTGCGGGCCTGGAGTTCGGCCGATAAGACCGAGGCCATCCCCATGTGGCGGGCGCTGGGCTTTGGGCTGTGCCCGGCCACGGTTTACCCGCGCGGCGAGCAGGTGGATGGTTATTTTGTGGCGCTGGTGCTCGGTGCGTCGGGCGCGCCGTGA
- a CDS encoding response regulator transcription factor: MNTSSNQFAQPFSPQILLLQGELVARAELARLLIAAGHTVRPTALATQALAWLADGDYDGLVLDLDADDGDSVALLHEVSRLQPDLPLVILTGRPTLPTAIAAVQVGAADYLVKPVAATMILESIDRTLHSLAALKRQLGRYVRQAARNADGLAPDASAPVAPAVIVAPPLSLDYSQRQASVLGDVPHTVELSRGESAVLACLMTHPNQTLTTAQLARLAWSYHLSDAEAGELIRPYIHRLRRKLDRYLPQTNPIVTVRGRGYQFFACTPPSANGDNAL; the protein is encoded by the coding sequence ATGAATACAAGCTCGAATCAATTCGCTCAACCCTTCAGCCCACAGATTTTACTGCTCCAGGGCGAGCTTGTGGCCCGCGCGGAACTGGCCCGCCTGCTCATTGCCGCCGGTCACACCGTCCGGCCGACGGCCCTCGCCACTCAGGCCCTGGCCTGGCTGGCCGACGGCGACTACGACGGCCTGGTGCTCGACCTGGACGCCGACGACGGCGACAGCGTGGCCCTCCTCCACGAGGTGAGCCGCCTGCAACCCGACCTGCCTTTGGTGATCCTGACCGGCCGGCCGACGCTGCCCACGGCCATCGCCGCCGTCCAGGTGGGAGCGGCCGATTACCTGGTCAAGCCCGTCGCGGCGACGATGATCCTCGAATCGATCGACCGCACCCTGCACTCGTTGGCCGCCCTCAAGCGCCAACTGGGCCGCTACGTGCGCCAGGCGGCGCGCAACGCCGACGGCCTGGCGCCGGATGCGAGCGCGCCCGTCGCCCCGGCCGTCATCGTGGCCCCGCCGCTCAGCCTTGACTACTCCCAACGCCAGGCCTCGGTGCTGGGCGATGTGCCCCACACCGTGGAGTTGAGCCGGGGCGAGTCGGCCGTCCTGGCCTGCCTGATGACCCACCCCAATCAGACCCTGACCACGGCCCAGCTGGCCCGCCTGGCCTGGAGCTACCACCTGAGCGACGCCGAAGCGGGCGAATTGATCCGCCCCTACATCCACCGTCTGCGGCGCAAACTGGACCGTTATCTCCCCCAGACAAACCCCATCGTCACCGTGCGCGGCCGGGGCTATCAATTCTTCGCCTGCACCCCCCCATCCGCCAACGGCGACAATGCGCTATAA
- a CDS encoding ester cyclase — MSVESTRAVMTRYFDSEHSDVNMMADDVVFTIMATGQEHHGREGVMGMLNYFYHYAFDATASAENTIFDDGKALVEGHFIGKHIGEFAGIPATNKDVNVPICVVYDLENDQIKRGRVYFEMPVLMQQLGVM; from the coding sequence ATGTCAGTTGAAAGCACCCGTGCCGTAATGACCCGCTATTTCGATTCCGAGCATTCCGATGTCAATATGATGGCCGATGACGTCGTGTTTACGATCATGGCCACCGGACAGGAGCATCACGGCCGCGAGGGGGTGATGGGGATGCTCAACTATTTCTACCATTACGCCTTTGACGCGACGGCCTCCGCCGAAAACACGATCTTCGACGACGGGAAGGCGTTGGTGGAGGGGCATTTCATCGGCAAACACATCGGTGAATTCGCCGGCATTCCGGCCACAAACAAGGACGTGAACGTGCCGATCTGCGTGGTTTACGATCTGGAAAACGACCAGATCAAAAGAGGCCGGGTTTATTTTGAAATGCCGGTCTTGATGCAGCAGTTAGGCGTGATGTAA
- a CDS encoding AbrB/MazE/SpoVT family DNA-binding domain-containing protein, producing the protein MIRKVFKVENNLVVSLPKETIDLLGLHEGSEIEVTVDTGARRILLSPAKANVVDIDTEFARQLDEFIALYRPVLEALAK; encoded by the coding sequence ATGATACGTAAGGTATTTAAGGTAGAAAATAATCTGGTAGTTTCTCTCCCCAAGGAAACGATCGATTTACTGGGCCTTCACGAGGGGAGCGAAATTGAAGTAACCGTTGACACCGGGGCACGGCGGATTTTGCTCTCACCGGCCAAGGCCAATGTTGTGGACATTGACACCGAATTTGCCCGGCAGCTGGACGAGTTCATCGCGCTATATCGCCCGGTGTTGGAAGCCCTGGCGAAATGA
- a CDS encoding SLC26A/SulP transporter family protein: MTTPPLSPSDTDRPPGRRAGFRPAQLVPALLGGSLLGILEIALATSFAALIFSGDLAPYLSRGIGLALFSSAVALALNSLLTSYPALLGGNQDAPAAIMAVMAAGVAALTIGGEARLATVVVMLGLTTLAAGLFLLGLGVFRLAGLVRYLPYPVAGGFLAGTGWLLLVGGIGTMSHRHFSLAELPDLLAPAALPYWLPGALLGALILALSGRIRHYLFLPCIIAATIIVFFLVAALFGRSPAALSAGGWLLGPFPAGRLWQPVSAAELAAVEWPAIWPQLPNLISAVVISAIALLLNASGLELATRRDIDMNREMKAAGVANLAAGLGAGLISYAQLSLTVLSERLGAATRLTGLVAAAICGVGALLGGAALGYVPTIVFGALLVYLGLSFLWEWVVVARRRLPTIDYAIVLLILGVIAAVGFLPGVVVGIIAAVIMFVVSYSRTSIVKHALSGATFKSRVTRNADDRAALEALGDQAYFLQLQGFIFFGTANGLLEQVRARARSTPTRYVALDFRQVIGLDSTALLSFDKMRQLARENGFTLLLSGLSPGLRRQFSRGGIEAEPNVVRFDADLDRAAEWCEDQICATAADAERPLASYLQDIVPGEATRRLVGYMARLTVEQGEHLIEQGAEPDDLFFIEAGQLTAHLEVADAPPLRLETMQGGRAVGELGFYLGTRRAAAVVADRPSVVYRLSQATLARIERDDPEAAHACHRVVVHLLGERVLHLVRAVDALQA, from the coding sequence ATGACGACGCCGCCCCTCTCGCCATCCGACACCGATCGGCCGCCCGGCCGGCGCGCCGGTTTTCGGCCGGCGCAGCTTGTGCCCGCGCTGCTGGGCGGCTCCCTGCTGGGCATCCTGGAGATAGCGCTGGCGACTTCCTTCGCGGCGCTCATTTTCAGCGGCGATCTGGCCCCTTACCTGTCGCGGGGCATCGGGCTGGCCCTGTTCTCCTCGGCCGTGGCCCTGGCCCTGAATTCGCTCCTGACCTCTTATCCGGCCCTGCTGGGCGGCAACCAGGACGCCCCGGCGGCCATCATGGCCGTCATGGCCGCGGGCGTGGCCGCGCTGACCATCGGCGGCGAGGCCCGGCTGGCGACGGTGGTCGTGATGCTGGGCCTGACGACGCTGGCGGCGGGGCTGTTTTTGCTGGGGCTGGGCGTGTTCCGGCTGGCCGGGCTGGTGCGCTACCTGCCCTATCCCGTGGCCGGCGGCTTTCTGGCCGGCACCGGTTGGCTGCTGTTGGTGGGCGGCATCGGCACCATGTCGCACCGGCATTTTTCGCTGGCCGAGTTGCCCGATCTGCTGGCCCCGGCCGCGCTGCCCTATTGGCTGCCGGGGGCGCTGCTGGGGGCACTCATCCTGGCCCTCTCCGGCCGCATTCGCCATTATCTGTTTCTACCGTGCATTATCGCCGCCACCATCATCGTTTTCTTTCTGGTGGCCGCGCTCTTCGGCCGCTCGCCGGCGGCGTTGAGCGCCGGCGGCTGGCTGCTGGGGCCGTTTCCGGCCGGCCGGTTGTGGCAGCCGGTCAGCGCCGCCGAACTGGCCGCCGTGGAGTGGCCGGCCATCTGGCCGCAACTGCCGAATCTGATCAGCGCCGTGGTCATCAGCGCCATCGCCCTGTTGCTGAACGCCAGCGGGCTGGAGCTGGCGACCCGGCGCGACATCGACATGAATCGCGAGATGAAGGCCGCCGGGGTAGCCAATCTGGCGGCGGGCCTGGGCGCAGGCCTGATCAGCTACGCCCAACTGAGCCTGACGGTATTGTCGGAGCGGCTGGGGGCGGCCACGCGCCTGACCGGGCTGGTGGCGGCGGCCATCTGTGGTGTGGGGGCGCTGCTGGGCGGGGCGGCGCTGGGCTACGTGCCGACGATTGTCTTCGGCGCGCTGCTGGTCTATCTGGGGCTGTCGTTTCTGTGGGAGTGGGTCGTCGTGGCCCGCCGGCGCTTGCCGACCATCGACTACGCCATCGTCCTGCTCATCCTGGGCGTCATTGCCGCCGTGGGCTTTCTGCCGGGCGTGGTGGTGGGCATCATCGCCGCCGTGATCATGTTCGTCGTCAGCTACAGCCGCACCAGCATCGTCAAGCACGCCTTGAGCGGGGCGACATTCAAGAGCCGCGTGACGCGCAACGCCGACGACCGGGCGGCGCTGGAGGCACTGGGCGATCAGGCGTATTTCCTGCAACTCCAGGGCTTCATCTTCTTCGGCACGGCCAACGGGCTGCTGGAACAGGTGCGCGCCCGCGCCCGATCCACGCCGACGCGCTACGTGGCCCTCGACTTTCGCCAGGTCATCGGCCTCGACTCGACCGCGCTGCTCAGCTTCGACAAGATGCGCCAGTTGGCCCGCGAGAATGGCTTCACCCTGTTGCTGTCGGGGCTGTCGCCGGGGCTGCGCCGCCAGTTCAGCCGCGGCGGCATCGAGGCCGAGCCGAACGTCGTGCGCTTCGACGCTGATCTGGATCGGGCGGCCGAGTGGTGCGAGGATCAGATTTGCGCCACCGCCGCCGACGCCGAGCGCCCGTTGGCGAGCTATTTGCAGGACATTGTGCCCGGCGAGGCGACGCGGCGGCTGGTGGGCTATATGGCGCGCCTGACGGTCGAGCAGGGCGAGCATTTGATCGAGCAGGGGGCCGAACCGGACGATCTGTTTTTCATTGAAGCGGGCCAACTGACGGCCCATCTGGAAGTGGCCGATGCCCCGCCGCTGCGGCTGGAGACGATGCAGGGCGGCCGGGCGGTGGGCGAGCTGGGCTTCTATCTGGGCACGCGCCGCGCCGCGGCGGTGGTGGCCGACCGGCCCAGCGTGGTCTACCGGCTGTCGCAGGCGACGCTGGCCCGCATCGAGCGCGACGACCCGGAGGCGGCCCACGCCTGCCACCGTGTCGTCGTCCATCTGCTGGGCGAGCGGGTGTTGCATCTGGTGCGGGCGGTCGATGCGCTACAGGCCTAG